In Streptomyces sp. ML-6, the genomic stretch AGAACTGGATCGCGGACGCGCGGGTGACGGTGGAGCAGCTGCGGCTGCTGGTCCTGAAGACGGCGTGGCTGATGGACACGGTGGGCAACCGGGGCGCGCACACGGAGATCCAGGCCATCAAGATCGCCACCCCGCGCGCGGTGGTCGACATCCTCGACCGGGCGGTGCAGCTGCACGGCGCGGGCGGGGTCGGCCAGGACTTCCCGCTGGCCGAACTGTGGGCGGCGGCACGGACGTTGCAGCTGGCGGACGGCCCCGACGAGGTGCACCAGCGGTCGCTGGCCCGGCGGGAGATCAAGCGGTACGTGTCGTAGGCGGCGCGCCGGGGACGGGTGCGGGGCGGTGGGCGCGGGGCGACCGGCGCTCCCCGCCCCGCGCCCTTTCCTCAATGGCCGACCGGAGCCCCGTCCTTCGAGGTTCCGATCCGGTCGAGCACCGAGGTGTACCGGGAGCGCCGGTCGGGGCGGGCGCGGGCGGCGGCCTTGCGGAGGGCGGGGACCGCCGCCGCACCCAGCTCGACGAGCCCCTCGGCCGCCGCCCCGCGCACCACGGCGTGCGGGTGGGCGAGCAGCCCCGTCACGGCGGGGACCGCGGGTTCCCAGCCGGCGCGGCAGAGCGTACGGATCGCCATCCGCACCACGTCGGGGCGGGGGTCGTCCAGCAGCGACGCGGTGAGCCGCAGATGGGCCGGCCGCTCCAGCATCACCCGTGACGTCCGGTGCGCGCGCAGCCGGACCTCGGGCCGGGGATGGGTGATCAACTCGTCCAGCAGGTCGTGGAGCCGACGGTCCGGGTCGGCGTCCGGGCCGGGGTGCGCACCGGCCAGTTCGGTGAGGGCCCGGCAGATCTGCTCCGGGGTTCCGGCCCGGGCCAGGTCCAGCAGTTCCCGGCGGGACGGCGGGCGGACGGGGTCGGCGGGTGCGGCGGTGCCGCGTTCACGGAGCGCCGCGAGCGCGGCCGCGTCCCGCCGTGCGGCGTCCGGACCGCGCAGCGGACCCTCCACGAGCCGGAGCCGGTCCGCCAGTTCGCCTCGGCCCTCCGCGCGCAGGCGGCGGCAGGTCTCCGTCAGCGCGGGGGTGCGCAGCAGCGGCTGGCCGACGAGCAGGTCGAGGAAGCCCCAGGCGCCGGCGGCGAGCCGCCCGCCCAGGGCCTCGGCCAGCGCGTCGGCGGGATGGGCGCGCAGCGCCCCGGCGATCTCCGCCCCGAGCCCGGCCGGGGCGTGTTCCCACCACTCCAGCAGCAGCGGCACCAGCGGTTCCCGCTCCGCCGGGCCGAGCCGGGCCGCCGCGCGGGCCACCAGGTCGGGCCGTACACCGTCGCCGCGCAGCTCCGCCTCGTCGATCCCGGCCAGTGCGCGGGCCGGGTCGGCGCCGGGGGGCAGTTCCACGCGTCCGCGGAGATGGGCGCGGAGCACCGCCAGCCGGGCCTCGGGCTCGGGCCATCGCGCGAGTGCCCGCGCCGCGGTGTTCCTGCGGTCCGCCGCGTCCGAATCCAGCATGGCCAGCAGCCGTTCGTACTGGGCCGCCGAGCGGGGCTGGTCGAGGTCGTCGGCACGGACGTGCCTGGGGGGCGGCACCGCGCGGTCGGCCCCGGGGGCGGTGCGCGGCGGTGCGTCGAGCGGCTGGAGGGACGTCATCCAGTCGAGCAGCGCCTCCCGCACCGCCGGGTCGTCGGTGCCCCGGTATGCCTCGATCAGTGCGTCCAGCCGGTCCTGCGGGGGGATCGTGCCGTCGTCCCGGCGGCGGAACTCCGCGGCCCCGTCCGGGGTGCGCACCGCCGCCTCCAGGGCCGCCCGCCAGGCCCGGGTCGCGGCGGGGAGGGGGGCCGTGCCGGGTTCCGGGACGGCGAACGCCTCGCGCAGCACGGCGGTTTCGGCCCGCCACGGGTCGGCGCCGAGCCGGGCGCCCGCGAGCGCCCGGTCGAGGTCGGCACGGACCGGCACCGCGCCGAGGCGGCGCAGCAGCGTCAGCGTGGACCGGTGCGGTGCGGCGGGGGCGGGCCGCAGGGCCCGTACCGAGGCGATGGCGGACGGCCTCTGGGCGGCCGTCATCATCGGCGCGGCCTCCTCCAGCACGGCGATCAGGTCGTGACGGTCCTCGTCCCGGGCGTCGGCGAGCACGTCGAGCAGCACCCCGGCGGACCGGGCGAGGGCGGTGAGTTCCCCGGCGGACCAGGTGCAGGAGGCGGGTTCCCCGCCGGACCGGGTGCGGGAGGCAGGTTCCCCGGCGGACCGAGGACGGGCAGCGGGTTGCCCGGCGGACCGAGTGCGGGCGGTGAGTTCTCCTGCGGACCGGGGCGTGGCGCAGATCCGCAGCACGAACCGGATCACCTTCCGGCGGTGCGCGGGCCGGGAGCCGGCCAGGAGGAGCCAGTGGTCCAGCATCGGCCGCAGTTCGTCCGCCCGACCGGGGCCCAGCGGCCCGTCCCGGTCGGCGATCCGCAGGGCGAGCGAGGGGTTCCAGCCCCCGGCCACCAGCGCCGCCACGTCCCGGTCCGCTTCCCGGTCCGCCTCGTCGGCCGCCGGGGGCCGTCCGGTGTCCGGCGCGGCGATCCCGTGCCGGGCCATGGCCGGGGCCAGCTCGTCCACCCGGCCGGAGGCCGCCGTGACCCGGCCCGAGGCCACCAGGGCGAGCAGTTCGGCGGCCACCGGGGACCGCTGCTCCTCCAGCGCGAGGATCGCACGCACGGTGAGGGCGCCGTCGAGGCCCGCCAGCAGCAGTTCGCGGGAACGGGCGTCGTGGCTGTGCTCGGCGGCGGCCAGCAGCGTGGCCGCGCAGGCGTCGCCGAGGATCGTGCGCAGAGCCGCGAGGAGTGCGGTGCGCAGTCCGGGGTTGTCGTCGTGCCCGACCCGGAACAGCAGCTTCGGGAGCGCCGCGGGGGTGCCCGCCCGGACCAGTGCCTCGGCCGCGGTCTTCCTGATGTTCATGTTGGGGTGGTCGAGGCACGCGGCGATCGCGGTGCTCGCCCAGTGGGCGCGGGCGTGTCCCAGGGCGTGCAGGGCCTGGCGCACGGTCTGGACGTCCCGGGCGGTGGTCAGCGCGGTCAGCGAGGCCGACAGCGCCTGGGCGTCCTCGCCGGTGGTGTCGCGGGCGAGGAGGGCGATGACGTGCTTGCGCACGTGCCGGTCCCGGTGGCGCAGCATCCGGTGCACCCGGGCCCGGGTGCCCGCCCAGGGGGCCCGGAGCAGCGCTTCGAGGAGGATCGCCCGTTCGGCGTCGGACAATCCGGTCCGGTCCAGCAGGTCCAGTGCCGTGGAGGCGACGAGGGCGTGGCCGGCCTCCCGCGCGTCCGCGGCGCCGAGCAGGCAGACCGGCCTGATCGCGCCCCGGGCGTGGAGTCGGCGGCCCAGGGCGGCCACGGCGTCCAGGACCTCCTGCGGCACCACGGGTTCGCCGACCGGCTGCCCGTGCTCCCCGGTGCGGGCGGGGGCGTCCGGGCGCCACGACGCCGCCCGGTCGGCCACCACGCGCAGCAGCAGGTCGGCGATGGCCGGGAGGGTGGCGGCGGTGCCGTGGGCGGCCAGCCCGCACAGCGCGGCCACCGGTTCGTCCGGGTCCAGGGGGGAGCTCAGCAGGGCCAGTTCCCGCTCGTCGGGGCCGCCGAGTCCGGCCGCGATCCGGGGCGGCAGGGCGAGGGGGTCCAGCCGGGCAAGGAGGTCGTGGCGCCGTTCCGGGTCGTCGGTGAGCTGCCAGAGGATTTCGAGGGCGCGGTCGCGCACGGTGCGCAGGTGGGGCGCGATCCCGTCCGGGGCCGGGGTGTCCGCCTCGGTTCCCAGCCCGTCCCGCAGGGCCCGTACGGTGCGGGGCCCGCCGATCGCCTCCAGGGTCTCCAGGGCCGCGGCCGGTGCCGTGGGGAGCAGGGCGAGCACGGCCTCCTCGGCGTCCTCGTGGCGCAGGGTGCGGATCGCGTCGAGGAACGGCGCGGGGTCGGGAGCGGACGGGAGCAGCCGGGTGATGGCGTCCCCGACCGGCAGGTCGCCGGCACCCTGCCCGGCCAGGGCCACCAGCAGGGCGAGCCGCCGGGGCCAGCCCGGGTCGTCGGCCGCCGCCTCCGCCAGGACCCGGAGCGTCTCCTTCCGGGCGGTGAAGAGGACGGTCGCCACCTCGCGGGACGGGATCGAGTGGTCGGCCAGGGCGAGGCCGACGACGGCCGGGACGTCCGGGTCCTGCGGGAAGTGCCCGCGCCGGTGGAGGCCGCGCAGGCAGGTCAACGCGGGTCCGCCGAGGAGCAGGGGGTCGCGCGCGGCGACGGCCGTCAGCGCGCCGATGTCGTCGCGGTCCGCCAGGTCGCCGAGCAGTTCCATGGCGCGCCGGCGAAGGACCGGTGGGAGGCCGGGGTCCTCGACGACCTGCCGCAGCAGGTCGGGGTGGCCGTGGCAAGCGGCGGCCGCGAGGGCGGCCTCGGCCGCCCCGGGCCGCTCCCGTACGAAGTCCTCCGTGGTGAGGAACGGGGCGAGGCGTCCCCGGGGCAGCGGTTCCGTCGCCGCCCACGGTTCGGCGAGCGCGGTCAGCGCGTCGACGAGGACCCGGGTGTCGTCGGTGTCGAGCAGGCCGGTGAGGCGGGCCCGGGCCGGGGCCGGGGCCAGCAGTCCGGCGTGCAGGCCCTGCCGGACCAGCCGGACAGCCTCGGCCCGCAGGACCGGATCGCCGCAGGCCGCCAGCTCGTCCACGAGCCGTGCCGGGTGGGGCGCGGCGGTGATGTCCGTCTCCCGCACGGCCCGGTGGAGGAGTTCGCCGGGCGCCCCGTCACGGAGCACGGCGGAGTCACGGAACACGGCGGGGTCACGGAGAAGCGCAGGGTCACGGAGCACGGCGGGGTCGTGCAGGATGTCGGCGCGCAGCCAGGCGGTCCGTACCCGCTCCGGCAGTTCCCCGGCGGTGCGCCAGGACGGCCGGGGGCGTCCGCGCAGGTGGGGGGCGAGCCGCTCGTACAGTCCCGCCAGGAGGAGATCCGCCTCCGGCGGGCCCGTCAGCTCCTTCGGCAGCAGCGCGGCGAGCTCGGCCCGCTCCCCGTCGTCGGACGGGCCGCAGGCGGTGAGCCGCTCGTCGAGCAGGACCAGTCCCAGGTGGCGCTGGGCGGGGTCCTCGTGCCGGATCAGCCGCCCCAGGACTTCCGGTGGGCAGTCCCGTGCGTCCGGGGCTCCGGGCAGCGGGCCGGTGCCGGCCCGGTCCACTGCGCCGTGGAGGTGTGTGTCGGCCGGTTTCCGCATCGTCGGATGCTAACCGGGGCGTTCCGGCCGCCACCAACGGAATTCGGCCGCGGTCCCGGCTCCCGTGCGCGCCCGCCCGGCGGGCGCTCAGTAGCCGCCGGAGCCCACGTGGTCCGTCAGCGCCAGCTCACGGGCGAAGGCACGCACCCGCAGCAGGCACCGGGCGGCGAGGCGGACGGACCGGCGGTGGCGCGGGCCGTAGGCCGCGCTCCAGAGTGCCGGGACACGCACGGACGGCTGGATGTGGGTCATGCGTCCAGCCTCGCCCCGTAACCGTGATCGGTCCAACAGATGGATCAGCTGGCTGCCATCGATAACGTGGATGGATGGAGATACGCCAGCTCCGCCACTTCATGGCGGTGGTCGCGCACGGAAGTTTCACCGCCGCCGCACGGGCCGAGCTGATCGTGCAGTCCGCGCTGAGCACCTCGGTGCGCAACCTCGAACGGGAGCTGGGCGCCGAGCTGTTCGACCGGACCGGCCGACGGGTGGTGCTCACCGAGGCGGGCCGGGCGCTGCTGCCCGCGGCCCGGTCGGTGCTGGCCGGGACCAGGGCCGCGCGGGAGGCCGTGGCGGCCGTGACGGAGCTGACGACCGGCCGGCTGCGGATCGGCACGATCCAGACCCTGACCTGCGTGGACCTGGCGGCCGAGCCGGCCTCGTACCACCGGCTGTGGCCGGGGGTGCAGATCTCACTGCGCGAGGCGACGACGCCGGAGCTGGTCGCGGGGCTCCGGGCCGGTGAGCTGGACCTCGCCTATCTCGCGCCGGACGCGGCCGAACTCCCCGACGGCATCGCCGGGTTCGCGACCTGGCACGAGGACCTGGTGCTGATCACCGCGCCGGGCCACCGACTGGCGACCGCCGGACGCGCCCTGATCAAGGACCTCGCCGACGAGCCGTTCGTGGACTTCCGCGCAGGCACCGGCCTGGAGACGGCGGTGCGGCGGCTGGCCGCGCACTGCGGTCTGGAGCGCCGGATCACCTGCGACGTCACCCAGATCCGGCTGCTCGTCGATCTCGTGCGGGCCGGCATCGGGGTGGCGATCGTGCCGCGGCGGATCGGGGAGGACGCGGGGCTGCCGTGCGTGAGCATCCGTCAGCCGGAGCCCGGCCGGACGGTGGTCCTGGCGGGGCGCGCGCCCCGGCCCCGCAATCCGGCAGCGGAGGCCCTCCTCGACCGGCTGACCGGCCAGGACCGCGAAAGTGGCCGTGCGCAGGCCCCCAACGCGACGTCCGTTTTCCGCCGGTACGAGGCCGGAGCGGTGCCGATGCTGGAGCCATGACAACGCTCCACGCCCCAACAACCCTCCACGACCCGACGACGCTCCACGCCCCGACGACGACCCTCCACGAGACGCGGGCCATCGCCCCCGACGTCCTGGAGCAGCTGCGCGAACGGGACGACGCCGGTGCCACCCGCCGCCCCGTCACCGACGCCGAGGGCGGCGCCCCGCTCCGCTGCTGTCTGCGGCGCAGCGCGGCCGGTGAGCGGATCGTCCTGGTCTCGTACGCGCCGTTGCGCCGCTGGGCGGCCGGGACGGGGGCCGAGCCCGGCCCGTACGACGAATGCGGTCCCGTCTTCATCCACGCCGAACAGTGCGCGGGGCCGGCCGGCGGGCCCGGCTATCCGGCCGCGCTGCACGGCGCCCGCCGGATGCTGCGCGCCTACGACGCCCGGGGGCACATCATCGGCGGAACACTGGTGGAGCTCCCCGTGGAGCGGGCCGCCGAGGTGGACGAGGTGCTGCGCGGCGTCCTCGCCGACCCGGCGGTGGCGCTGGTGCACGTACGGGCGGTGGAGTTCGGCTGCTTCCTGGCCGAGGTCCGCCGCCGGTGACCGGGGCGGCGGGCCGCGCCCCGGCCGCCGTCGCGGTCAGGGGCGCAGCGCGCGCAGCAGCAGGTCGGCCAGGTGGTCGGCGACCTCCTGGCGGCCCAGCGGGCCGTCGGGCCGGTACCAGGTGGACAGGTGGTGGATCGAGCCGAAGTGGTAGTCGACGACGAGGTCCGCGGGGGTGGCCGTGGAGAACACGCCGCTGCGCTGCCCCTCCTCCACCAGGGCCCGGAAGCGCTCGTGGTAGCGGCGCCGTTCCGCCCGTACCTGCTTGTTCTTCTCCGGGCTCAGGTGGTGCATGGAGCGGAAGAAGATCGAGGCGTCGTCGAGGTTCTCGATGGTGGTGACGACCACGTCGGCGGCGGCGTCGCGCAGGCGCCGCTCGACGGGGGCGTCGGCGTCGGCGAAGGCGTCGAGGCGCTCCTGCTGGAGCCGGAGCACCCGTGAGTAGACCTCCTGGAGGAGGTCCTCCTTGGAACCGAAGTAGTGGTAGAGCGCGCCCTTGGTGACGCCCGCGGCCTCGACGATCTCCTGGACCGAGGTGCGGTCGTAGCCCTGCTCGGCGAAGAGCCGGGTGGCGGCGGCCAGCAGTCGCTGGGGGACGGGAGCGGTGTCCTCGTCCGTCGCCTTGGTCATTGCCGCCGCCTTCCTTCCGTACCGTGCCCGATCGATCCGTGCGGGTTCCCGTGCCCGGGGCGAACCGGATCCACCGTGGGGAACGCAGTTCCCTCCCGAGGATCTTCCCACTCGCCGTCCTCGGCGGCTCGGCCAGGAGCTCCGCCCCGCGCGGGCAGCGGGTACTCGTACGCGGCGAACCGTTCCCGGCAGTACGCGCCCGGCTCCTCGCCGCCGGATGCGGAGCCGGTGGACACGGGACCCGTTCACGCGCGGGTCTCCTCCCACTTCCGCTGGAGGTGGTTCATGCTGCCGAGCCAGTGGTCGGTGTCCTCGGCCCGGGCCCGGTAGTACCCGGCGACCTCGGGGTGCGGCAGGACCAGGAAGCGGTCCTCGGCCATGGCGTCGAAGAGCGCGTCGGCGACCTCGGCGGGCTCGATGGCGCCGGGGGCGAGGACGAGTTCGCCCGCCGATCCGGCGGCGGCGAGCATGTCCGTGCGCACGCCCTGCGGGCAGATCGCGTGGACCTTGACGCCGCGGTGGCGGTAGGTGAGGGAGAGCCATTCGGCGAAGGCGACGGCGCCGTGCTTGGTGACGCTGTAGGGGGCGGCGCCGATCATCGTCAGCAGTCCGGCGGCGGAGGCGGTCGAGACGAACCGGCCGCCGCCGCGCTCCAGCCAGGCCGGCAGCAGGGCCCTGGCGGCGCGGACGTGGGCCATCACGTTGACGTCCCAGGCCGCGGCCCAGACCTCCTCGTCGGCCAGCACGTCGCCGGGCGAGGCGAGGCCGGCGTTGGCGCAGTAGACGTCGATGGTGCCGTCGAGGGCGTCCCGGGCCTCCTCCACGATCCGTGAGGCGTCGCCGACGACGGCGACGGCGCCGATCTCCTCGGCCAGCGGCCCGATGCCGGCCGCGTCGAGGTCGTTGACCACGACCCGCGCGCCCTCCTCGGCGAACCGGCGGGCCAGCGCGGCGCCGATGCCGCCTCCGGCCCCCGTGACCACCACGCCCGCGCCCCGCACCGTGCCACCCATCGGTCCCGCCTCTCTCCACCGATTCCATCGAATCCGCCGACTCCCTCGGCAGACTAACCAGTCGGTATGTCGAACCGGAAGGGGTGGACGCCGTGCCGGGAGCAGCGGGGCCGTCGGGACCGACGAAACCGGCACCGGCAGAACCGGCAGGACCGACGAGACCGGCACCGCCCGGCAGGCGCACCCCTCACACCCGTCACGTCCGGCTCATTCCGTACGGCCTGAACGCGCGCTAGCGTGCGTGACCATGACAGAGGTCGCGATCATGGAGGTAGCCGAATGAGCCTGTCCAGACGTGGTTTGCTGGCCGCCGGCGGTGCGGTGGGGGCGCTCGCGGCGACGGCCGCCGGAACCGGGACCGCGGGTGCCGCCCCCGCTCCGGGCCGGGGACGCGGCCGGGTCCGCACCGGTTTCGACCGGCTGGCGGCGGACGGCTACTCCCTGCTGAGGGGCGAGAAGGTCGGGATCGTCACCAACCCGACCGGGATCACTTCCGACGTGCGGCACGTCGTCGACGTGATGCACCCGGACGACCGGGTGGACCTGATCGCCGTCTTCGGCCCCGAGCACGGCTTCCGCGGCACCGCCCAGGCCGGCGGCTCGGAGGGCCGGTACGACGACCCGGCGACCGGACTGCCGGTCTACGACACGTACCTGAAGAGCGGTCAGCCGCTCGCCGACGTCTTCACCGCGTCCGGCGTGGACACGGTGGTCTTCGACATCCAGGACGCGGGCGCCCGCTTCTACACCTACATCTGGACGCTGTACGACTGCATGGAGGCGGCGGCGCTCGCGGGCAAGCGGTTCGTCGTCCTGGACCGGCCGAACCCGGTGACCGGGCGGGCGGCGCTCGGGCCGGTGCTCGACCCGGCGTTCGGCACGTTCGTGGGCCGCCGGGAGATCGCGCAGGCGCACGGCATGACGGTCACCGAGCTGGCGCTGCTGTTCAACGCGGAGTTCTTCGCCGAGCGCCCGGTCGACCTGCGCATCGTGAAGATGTCCGGCTGGCGGCGCTCGGACTTCTTCGACGGGACCGGGCTGCCGTGGGTGCCGCCGAGCCCCAACATGCCCACGCCCGACACCGCGCTGGTCTACTCGGGGACCTGCCTGTTCGAGGGCACCAACCTCTCCGAGGGGCGCGGCACCACCCGGCCGTTCGAACTGCTCGGCGCGGAGGGCGTCGACCACCGCTGGGCCGCGGCGGCGAACGCGCTCGACCTGCCCGGGGTGGCGTTCCGCGAGGCGTACTTCGCGCCGATGTTCTCCAAGTTCCAGGGCAAGACCGTCGGCGGCGTGCAGCTGCACGTCCACGACCGCGAGGCCTTCGACCCGGTGCGCACCGGGATCGCGCTGCTGGTGACGGCGAAGCGGACCTGGAGCGGGTTCGCGTGGCGGTCCGACAACTGGATCGACAAGCTCACCGGCAACACCCGGGTCCGCACGATGATCGACGCGGGCGCGGACACGGACGAGGTCGTGGGCGCGTGGGCGGAGGACCTCGCCGCGTTCCGGGCCGTGCGCAGGCGGTATCTCCAGTACCGGTGAGACGGTGCCTCCAGCACTGATGAGACGGTACTTCCCGTGCTGGAGGGACGGACCGGGCGGGCCGGGTGATTCCCCGGCCCGCCCGGCGCGGCACCGGCGCCGCCCCGCGGGCGGACGGCGCCGCTTCCGGAGAACGCCCTACCGGTGGGTGGGGAACTCCACCACCTGCTGGTACGTCGGCCGGTTCTGCCAGTGGATGGCCTTCTGGGTGATCCCGCCCAGCGGCCGGTGGACGATCGAGTCCGAGCACCACTGCTCGCCCGCCTTGCAGCTGCCGTCCCCGGGGTAGACCTCCGTGGCCGGTTCCGCCACGGCCTGCTTCAGGGCCGCGAGCAGCACGTCGCGGCAGGCGGCCCGGTCCCCGTCGCCGCAGTACGTCCGGGCCAGCGGTCCCTCGACCTCCTGCCCCAGGACCTGGCGCAGGTCCTTGTCCACGAAGCCCCACCAGCCGTACTGGAACGCCGATCCGCTGTGCGCCCCGCTCGGGCCGTGGGCGGCCGACGGGGACTCGTCGGTGGCGAGGTTGGCGGTCAGCGCCCCGTACAGTTCGCTGCCGAGGCCGGGGGCGAACTCCGCCTCGACCAGCTTCGGCCACCACGCGTCCATGATCCGTACCGCGTCGGCGTGGCTGTACGCGTGCGATCCCGGGCTGCTCTCCCGGCGCTGCGAGCCGGCCGCCCGCCAGGAGTCCAACTGCTGGACCGCGGTGTTCAGTTCCGGGTCGGTGACCGGACCGGAGCGGATCACCTTCAGCAGTTCGGGCAGCAGCTGTTCGCCGCGCAGGTCGGTGACCGCGGCCTCGGCCATGGCCCGGGTCAGGGACGCCCGGGTCACCCCGCCCTCCTCGACGAGCTTCGCCACCCGGTCGTCCAGCAGGTCCCCGCGGTGCACCGCGCCGAACCCGAAGCCCGCCGTGGCGTATCCCTCGGCCTGCCGGTTGTTCCAGGAGATGTAGTAGTCCTGGCCGCTGGAGTGCGGGTGCTCGGCGAACGCGGTGTACTCGGCGGTGTTGCCGGCCGGGTCGTACCCCCGCCACTCGTAGGCCTGCTCGGCCCGCACCGGCAGTGCCGGGTCGACGCCCGCCGCGCGCACCGGGTTCATGCCGCTGTTGTAGTAGGCGGCGGTGCGGGAGTCCGCGTAGAACCAGTTGAAGGCGTAGTCGATGTTGCTCGCCGCCCGTTGGAAGGAGGCGGCGTCCTTGATGTAGTCCGGGTCGTTGAACATCTGGAAGCCGATGATCGAATCGGCCTCGTGGCGGTAGGTGGTGCGCAGCGAGGTGTACGCGACGGGCTTGCCGTCGATGGTGGCGCGGTGGGTGACGATGCCGTAGTTCGTGCGCCTCACCTGCATCCGGTAGGAGCCCGCCGCCGTGGAGTCGGCGAGGGTCGGCTTCCAGGAGTTGGTGTGCGACAGCGTCTCCATGGCGGTGCAGGTGCCCCGGTGGAGGTAGTGCGTGGACTCCTTGGTGGGCGTGGTGCCGTCGGGCTCGCACAGTTCGACGGCGTAGGTGTCGGTGATGTCCTGGCCGGCCGAGGTGGCGCTCCAGGCGTAGTCCTGGCCGCGGCCCATCTGGACGTACATGCCGACGCCGGCGAAGGAGACGCCGCGGGCGCTGATGCCGGGCCCCTGGAGTTCCTGGAGCATCATCAGCTGCGGGGCGAAGTAGCCGGTCTGCGGCCCGAACACGGCGATCGGGTTTCCGCTCGCGGTGTGCTTGCCGGAGACCAGCAGGGCGTTGGACATACCGCGCTTCTGGGCGCCGGGGCCCGAGCCGGGCAGCGCGCCCTCGGGGATGACGCCGTGGTCGTAGATGCCCTGGGCCTTCTCGAGCCCGGCCGGTGCCTCGACGGGCGTCTTCCGGTCGGTGCCCGCGGAGCCGGTGCGGTCGTGGATGAGGGGTTCGGCCGTGACGGACCCGGCGTCGGGGAGCGCGGTGCCGCGCGCCTGGTCGGGCTTGCGGGCGTACGGGAACGAGGTGCCGTCGTGGACCGTCAGCACGGCCTCGGGGTCCTCGCGCTGGCGGAACGACTCCCAGACCCTGGTGCCCTCGGCCACGCCGTACTTCTGCTGGGCGGCGAGCAGCGAGAGCGCCGCCTGCACCTCGCCGCCGCCCCCGCCGCCGAACTGGCCGCCGACCACGGAGGCGATGGAGATCAGGTCGGTCAGCTTGAACGGCTGGATCTCGCCGATGTTGGTGATGGCGTCGATCTTGCCGGTGAGGACGTACTCGCCCGGGAAGTAGCGGCCGTTCTTGGACTTCTCGCGGTACGCGTTGATGCCGTCGACGTACGCCTGGGCGTCGGCCATGGCCTGTTCGCCGCGGGCGCCCTCATGGGTCCTGATGTACTCGACCTGGGCTTCGAGGTCGGCCTCGGTGTACGGGGCCTGCGGCCAGAACTGCTGCTCCAGGCCCTGGTTGGCGAGCGCGCCGCCGGCGAACGAGGTCAGCTCGCCGCGCCCGATGTGCCGGAAGAGGTCCATCAGCCACAGCCGGTCCTGCCCGGCCGCGTACCCGGCCCCGAACTCGGTGCCGTAACGGGTGGTGCCCTTGATGTGCGGGACGCCGGACGCCTTGTCGCGGGTGATCGTGACGTCGCTGCGCGGC encodes the following:
- a CDS encoding DUF1343 domain-containing protein, giving the protein MSLSRRGLLAAGGAVGALAATAAGTGTAGAAPAPGRGRGRVRTGFDRLAADGYSLLRGEKVGIVTNPTGITSDVRHVVDVMHPDDRVDLIAVFGPEHGFRGTAQAGGSEGRYDDPATGLPVYDTYLKSGQPLADVFTASGVDTVVFDIQDAGARFYTYIWTLYDCMEAAALAGKRFVVLDRPNPVTGRAALGPVLDPAFGTFVGRREIAQAHGMTVTELALLFNAEFFAERPVDLRIVKMSGWRRSDFFDGTGLPWVPPSPNMPTPDTALVYSGTCLFEGTNLSEGRGTTRPFELLGAEGVDHRWAAAANALDLPGVAFREAYFAPMFSKFQGKTVGGVQLHVHDREAFDPVRTGIALLVTAKRTWSGFAWRSDNWIDKLTGNTRVRTMIDAGADTDEVVGAWAEDLAAFRAVRRRYLQYR
- a CDS encoding penicillin acylase family protein, whose amino-acid sequence is MPPRTVKLRAATVTAVLALGAALLAASPQSGAAAAEPAPVIDHCRGQCDDILPPGENGNATLVEILGNKTLGTHPAHSDDQLDRYNGLVAGHTGLTDQKLTEFFNDASFGVPEDQVESVVSPRSDVTITRDKASGVPHIKGTTRYGTEFGAGYAAGQDRLWLMDLFRHIGRGELTSFAGGALANQGLEQQFWPQAPYTEADLEAQVEYIRTHEGARGEQAMADAQAYVDGINAYREKSKNGRYFPGEYVLTGKIDAITNIGEIQPFKLTDLISIASVVGGQFGGGGGGEVQAALSLLAAQQKYGVAEGTRVWESFRQREDPEAVLTVHDGTSFPYARKPDQARGTALPDAGSVTAEPLIHDRTGSAGTDRKTPVEAPAGLEKAQGIYDHGVIPEGALPGSGPGAQKRGMSNALLVSGKHTASGNPIAVFGPQTGYFAPQLMMLQELQGPGISARGVSFAGVGMYVQMGRGQDYAWSATSAGQDITDTYAVELCEPDGTTPTKESTHYLHRGTCTAMETLSHTNSWKPTLADSTAAGSYRMQVRRTNYGIVTHRATIDGKPVAYTSLRTTYRHEADSIIGFQMFNDPDYIKDAASFQRAASNIDYAFNWFYADSRTAAYYNSGMNPVRAAGVDPALPVRAEQAYEWRGYDPAGNTAEYTAFAEHPHSSGQDYYISWNNRQAEGYATAGFGFGAVHRGDLLDDRVAKLVEEGGVTRASLTRAMAEAAVTDLRGEQLLPELLKVIRSGPVTDPELNTAVQQLDSWRAAGSQRRESSPGSHAYSHADAVRIMDAWWPKLVEAEFAPGLGSELYGALTANLATDESPSAAHGPSGAHSGSAFQYGWWGFVDKDLRQVLGQEVEGPLARTYCGDGDRAACRDVLLAALKQAVAEPATEVYPGDGSCKAGEQWCSDSIVHRPLGGITQKAIHWQNRPTYQQVVEFPTHR